A genomic stretch from Candidatus Paceibacterota bacterium includes:
- a CDS encoding aromatic amino acid transport family protein, translated as MFDKNYIYAITTLVGTTIGAGIFGLPYSARIAGFIPAAILLLVLGFITIVINLMYAEVTLRTKKNLRLVGYCGKYIGKKGRTFSSIIVLFSLYSNILVYIIIGGVFLNSILSPFFGGNDFTYGVVVFAIMSIFIYMNLKFLEIAEFLSVILILSTIFGIIFKTIPHIDPVNYYSYNVSESFFPFGVILFAMGALSAIPQMEHMIKTGQKRIKSAIIAGTLIPIAIYLIFMAAVFGATGENTTKDSLQGLFLLMGNSVVMLGNIFAVFAIVSSYLVIGVDLKETLQLDFRLGNGKAWFLACFIPFIPFVLGLRDFITVVNVAGSISGGLTGILIVILFYAAKKKGDSKPPYVIKIPRFASFLIILVFILGIASQFAYKTW; from the coding sequence ATGTTCGATAAAAATTATATCTATGCCATAACGACGCTTGTCGGCACGACTATTGGAGCGGGTATTTTTGGCTTGCCTTATTCGGCGCGGATAGCCGGATTTATTCCAGCTGCCATTCTTCTCCTGGTTTTGGGGTTTATTACGATTGTTATTAATCTCATGTATGCCGAAGTGACGCTCCGGACGAAGAAAAATCTGCGGCTGGTCGGATATTGCGGGAAATATATCGGCAAAAAAGGCAGAACCTTTTCTTCGATCATAGTTCTTTTTTCTCTGTATTCCAATATTCTGGTCTATATCATCATCGGAGGGGTATTCCTCAATTCGATCTTGTCGCCGTTCTTCGGGGGTAATGATTTTACTTATGGGGTCGTGGTTTTCGCCATTATGTCGATCTTTATATATATGAACCTGAAGTTTCTTGAGATCGCGGAATTTCTCTCCGTTATTCTGATCCTTTCCACGATCTTTGGAATAATTTTTAAAACGATCCCTCATATCGATCCGGTAAACTATTATTCATATAATGTTTCGGAATCATTCTTTCCGTTCGGCGTGATCCTTTTTGCTATGGGCGCGCTTTCTGCCATCCCTCAAATGGAGCACATGATAAAGACCGGGCAGAAAAGGATAAAAAGCGCCATTATTGCGGGGACCTTGATACCGATCGCAATATATTTGATATTCATGGCGGCGGTCTTCGGAGCGACAGGAGAAAATACCACCAAAGACTCGCTTCAGGGACTTTTCCTGCTCATGGGAAACAGTGTTGTGATGCTCGGAAATATTTTTGCGGTTTTTGCGATCGTATCCTCATATCTGGTTATCGGAGTAGATCTGAAAGAGACGCTGCAGTTAGATTTTCGTTTAGGGAACGGCAAGGCATGGTTTTTGGCATGTTTTATTCCGTTCATTCCCTTTGTTCTGGGGCTGAGAGATTTCATAACAGTTGTGAACGTCGCAGGAAGCATATCCGGAGGGCTCACCGGCATTCTGATCGTAATATTATTCTATGCCGCAAAAAAGAAAGGAGATTCCAAGCCGCCTTATGTGATCAAGATACCGCGTTTTGCATCTTTTCTTATAATCCTGGTATTCATTTTGGGTATTGCCTCCCAGTTTGCCTATAAGACTTGGTAA
- a CDS encoding peptidylprolyl isomerase — translation MGEDENIPDKIAVIETKKGKIRLELFSKDAPKTVDNFVKLADSKFYDGTKFHRVFSDFMIQGGDPLSKDNDPANDGTGGPGYKFEDEINPWSLGLSEEVIKANEALGYGYDKNLQSHKVDVGSLAMANAGPNTNGSQFFIVTEKAQPHLDGRHTVFGRVIEGMDIARGIKQGDVMNRIYIEK, via the coding sequence ATCGGCGAAGATGAAAATATACCCGATAAGATTGCGGTAATCGAAACTAAAAAGGGAAAGATAAGATTGGAATTGTTCTCAAAAGATGCGCCGAAGACTGTGGATAACTTTGTGAAATTGGCGGATTCAAAATTCTATGATGGGACAAAGTTCCATAGAGTGTTCTCTGATTTTATGATCCAGGGAGGGGATCCGCTGAGCAAGGATAATGATCCTGCGAACGACGGGACCGGCGGTCCGGGATATAAATTCGAGGACGAAATAAATCCATGGAGTTTGGGGCTTAGTGAGGAAGTTATAAAGGCCAATGAAGCTCTTGGGTATGGATATGACAAAAATTTACAATCCCACAAAGTTGATGTCGGTTCTCTTGCTATGGCAAATGCCGGTCCGAATACGAACGGAAGCCAATTCTTCATCGTTACTGAGAAAGCCCAGCCCCATCTTGATGGAAGGCATACTGTCTTTGGAAGGGTTATCGAAGGAATGGATATAGCAAGAGGTATAAAACAGGGGGATGTGATGAATAGAATTTATATAGAAAAGTAA
- a CDS encoding VanZ family protein: MIPKIDYEKLLKYWLPVFLWCSVIYYLSSIPDLKSDLPNRWDFILRKISHMMEYGILVFLAFRTFRQNMGFRRSLACAVVFSLTYALTDEYHQTFVGGRSGSFNDVFIDSLGIFMSVFLIDKKLINVSIKKEQDR, encoded by the coding sequence ATGATCCCTAAAATCGATTATGAAAAACTATTGAAATACTGGCTTCCCGTTTTTTTGTGGTGTTCCGTGATCTATTATCTCTCTTCGATCCCGGACCTGAAATCGGATCTTCCGAATCGGTGGGATTTTATACTGAGGAAGATATCTCATATGATGGAGTATGGCATTTTGGTTTTTCTTGCATTCAGAACATTCAGGCAAAATATGGGTTTTCGGAGGTCTTTGGCATGCGCGGTCGTTTTTTCTCTCACTTATGCGCTAACCGATGAATATCATCAGACTTTCGTGGGCGGAAGATCGGGAAGCTTCAATGATGTTTTTATTGATAGTTTAGGCATTTTTATGTCAGTTTTCTTAATTGACAAAAAGCTTATAAATGTTAGCATAAAAAAAGAGCAAGACCGCTGA
- a CDS encoding GDSL-type esterase/lipase family protein: MSKQILVFGDSVAYGAWDEAGGWVERLKCKINRKVISSDLEFYCDVYNLSIDGDHTGNLLKRFEFEVQQRTIEEETIIIFAIGINDSCFIKSRNAFLTPSGRFRENIEKLIGLSGLYDSKVIFLGFTPVDESKVDPVPLSRIGASYKNEYIKKYDNILRSVCLEKNTDFIGIYDEFCRTECKKFLFDGLHPNSGGHEKIYDIVNGYLERKKIV; encoded by the coding sequence ATGTCGAAGCAAATATTGGTTTTTGGAGATAGTGTCGCATATGGAGCGTGGGACGAGGCGGGCGGGTGGGTTGAAAGATTGAAGTGTAAAATAAACAGAAAAGTGATCTCTTCTGATCTTGAATTCTATTGCGATGTTTATAATTTAAGCATAGATGGCGATCACACCGGAAATTTGCTGAAAAGATTTGAATTTGAAGTTCAACAGAGAACAATAGAGGAGGAGACGATCATTATTTTCGCTATCGGCATAAATGATTCTTGCTTTATTAAAAGTAGGAATGCCTTTTTGACGCCGAGCGGCAGATTCCGGGAAAATATTGAAAAATTGATCGGACTTTCCGGTCTGTATGATTCAAAGGTCATATTTTTGGGATTCACGCCGGTTGATGAATCAAAAGTCGATCCGGTGCCATTGAGCAGGATCGGGGCGAGTTATAAGAATGAATATATAAAAAAATATGACAATATTCTGAGGTCTGTCTGTCTGGAGAAGAATACGGATTTTATCGGAATTTATGACGAGTTCTGTCGGACGGAATGCAAAAAATTCCTTTTTGACGGATTGCATCCGAATTCCGGGGGGCATGAAAAGATATATGATATTGTGAATGGGTATCTGGAGAGGAAAAAGATCGTTTAA
- a CDS encoding SAM-dependent methyltransferase, whose translation MTLYVFLVVWIYIVLFYFVIKAFPAMIAVGPIPSQRKGIDMALGLAQIKKGERFYDLGCGDGRVLVEAVRKYGCIGIGYELVYPVMLYAKLRAKIAGVGGKTEFRCENLFSSDLENADVIFCFLTPELMEKIGVYIKQKKLKSGARIVSYAFAMKNYEPEKKIEHTRDNWNIYLYRPDIK comes from the coding sequence ATGACTTTATATGTATTTCTTGTGGTGTGGATATATATAGTGCTATTTTACTTTGTCATTAAGGCTTTTCCCGCAATGATAGCAGTGGGGCCGATACCTTCGCAAAGAAAAGGCATTGATATGGCTCTGGGGCTTGCCCAAATAAAAAAAGGAGAAAGATTCTATGATCTCGGATGTGGTGACGGAAGAGTTCTTGTCGAGGCCGTGAGGAAATATGGTTGCATCGGGATAGGATATGAACTTGTTTATCCTGTCATGCTTTATGCAAAGCTCAGAGCGAAGATCGCCGGAGTCGGAGGAAAAACGGAATTCAGATGCGAAAATCTGTTCAGCTCGGATCTCGAGAATGCCGATGTCATTTTCTGTTTTCTTACTCCCGAACTTATGGAGAAGATAGGCGTGTATATAAAACAAAAGAAACTGAAAAGCGGAGCAAGGATCGTTTCTTATGCGTTTGCCATGAAAAATTATGAACCTGAAAAGAAGATAGAGCACACAAGGGATAATTGGAATATATACCTTTATAGGCCAGACATAAAATAA
- the mraY gene encoding phospho-N-acetylmuramoyl-pentapeptide-transferase produces the protein MENPFVVMDVIRVFGILAISFIVAMALTPVLTHFLYKYKIGKQIRAEGDTPIFTELHKKKAGTPTMGGLLIWIVVAAIAIIFWAALSATGDPILEQINFLDRKQTYLPLGIMVLAGLVGALDDIMGVLKIGPKGGGLGIKDRILLYTFVAVVGAYWFYFKLGWDTIHIPAIGDFFIGFWYFPLFVFVIVATSFSMNETDGLDGLAGGVILPAFGALSAIAFSQGKVELAMFCAAIIGTLLAFLWFNVHPARFYMGDTGSMALGVTLGTIAMLTDSFLILPLICFILVMESVSVIIQLASKKIRKKKVFLSAPIHHHFEALGWPECKVTMRFWIIAWVMSAIGLVVGLLGMGK, from the coding sequence ATGGAAAATCCGTTCGTTGTTATGGATGTGATAAGGGTTTTTGGAATTCTTGCCATTTCGTTTATCGTCGCCATGGCGCTCACTCCGGTTCTGACCCATTTTCTCTATAAATATAAAATTGGAAAACAGATCAGGGCCGAGGGAGACACGCCCATATTCACGGAGCTTCACAAAAAAAAGGCGGGAACGCCTACAATGGGAGGACTGTTGATCTGGATCGTTGTTGCCGCAATTGCAATAATATTTTGGGCGGCATTGTCTGCAACCGGAGATCCGATCCTGGAGCAGATCAATTTTCTGGATAGAAAGCAGACCTATCTTCCCTTGGGCATAATGGTCCTTGCTGGTCTTGTGGGGGCGCTGGATGATATAATGGGAGTGCTGAAGATAGGACCGAAGGGCGGAGGGTTGGGGATCAAGGATAGAATATTGCTCTACACTTTTGTCGCAGTCGTGGGGGCTTATTGGTTTTATTTCAAACTTGGCTGGGATACTATACACATTCCGGCGATCGGAGATTTTTTTATCGGTTTTTGGTATTTTCCCTTGTTTGTGTTTGTTATTGTTGCAACTTCTTTTTCAATGAATGAAACTGACGGACTTGATGGTCTTGCCGGAGGAGTGATCCTTCCTGCATTCGGAGCTCTTTCTGCGATAGCTTTTTCTCAGGGCAAGGTCGAGCTGGCAATGTTCTGCGCGGCTATTATCGGAACACTTCTTGCCTTTTTGTGGTTTAATGTCCATCCCGCAAGGTTCTATATGGGAGATACGGGTTCAATGGCTCTTGGCGTTACTCTTGGAACAATTGCCATGCTGACTGATTCATTTCTTATTTTGCCGCTGATATGCTTTATCCTGGTCATGGAGTCGGTCTCGGTAATAATACAATTAGCATCAAAAAAGATCAGAAAGAAAAAAGTTTTTTTGAGCGCTCCCATACATCATCATTTCGAAGCTCTCGGATGGCCCGAATGCAAAGTTACAATGAGGTTCTGGATAATCGCTTGGGTTATGTCGGCAATTGGCCTTGTTGTTGGATTATTAGGCATGGGAAAGTGA